Proteins from one Cyprinus carpio isolate SPL01 unplaced genomic scaffold, ASM1834038v1 S000006795, whole genome shotgun sequence genomic window:
- the LOC109055868 gene encoding uncharacterized protein LOC109055868 isoform X3 has protein sequence MDKTLISIETAFIFSGKVLIMTASILITLCAFFVAGVSGVYIDGVSVSVNEGESVTLHTDVTTDQQEKISWYFNDIKLAEITGDLSKICTDVLCDGRFRNRLKLDNKDGSLTIKDNRPTDTGVYKLKITKNSRDLEKIFIVFVHSFFSTNTEEESAFVMEGDSVTLYTDVKTNQQEKIRWYFNDTRIAQISGDLSDICTDVQCNNEGTERFRDRLKLDHQTGSLTIMNIRDPASGLYRLRISSSNTKTEKIFIVAVYDVPAAEQDKIKRKSVKEGESVTLDPEVKNLNYLMTWYFNDTPIAEITGDPNKTCTDGQCEDPDGRFRNRLTLDHQTGSLTITNITITDSGDYKLQMNRSRISIIRSFSVTVTAVPDSGVSSAAKGGIYAVVVVVVVLLFTAAAVAAGIYYRHRKSTQAGIIRLHSYNEENGVQHSAPLSEWGLTDDC, from the exons ATGGACAAAACACTTATTTCCATAGAAACTGCGTTTATTTTTAGTGGAAAAGTGTTGATAATGACGGCCTCTATTTTGATCACATTGTGTGCTTTCTTCGTGGCTG GTGTGTCTGGTGTTTATATAGATGgagtgtcagtgtcagtgaatGAGGGAGAgtcagtcactctacacactgatgttacAACAGACCAACAAGAAAAGATTTcctggtattttaatgacattaaacTTGCTGAAATCACGGGAGATCtcagtaagatctgtacagatgttctgtgtgatgggagattcagaaacagactgaaactGGATAATAAAgatggatctctgaccatcaaagACAACAGACCCACAGACACTGGAGTTTATAAACTAAAGATCACGAAAAACAGCAGAGACCTTGAAAAGATcttcattgtttttgttcata GTTTTTTCAGTACTAATACAGAAGAAGAGTCAGCAtttgtgatggagggagattcagtcactctataCACCGatgttaaaacaaaccaacaagagaagattagatggtattttaatgacactcgTATCGCTCAAATCAGTGGAGATCTCAGTgatatctgtacagatgttcagtgtaataatgaaggtactgagagattcagagacagactgaagctggatcatcagactggatctctgaccatcatgaacatcagaGACCCGGCTTCAGGACTTTATCGTCTACGTATCAGCAGCAGCAACACCAAGACTGAAAAGATCTTCATTGTTGCTGTATATG atgttccTGCAGCTGAACAagataaaataaagagaaagtcagtgaaggagggagaatctgtcactttagatcctgAAGTTAAAAACCTGAATTATTTGATGacgtggtattttaatgacactcccatcgctgaaatcactggagatccaAATAAAACCTGCACAGATGGTCAGTGTGAAGATCCTGATGGACGATTCAGAAACAGACTGacgctggatcatcagactggatctctgaccatcacgaacatcacaatcacagactctggagattataaaCTACAGATGAACCGCAGCAGAATCAGTATCATAAGGAGCTTCAGTGTTACTGTCACTG CTGTTCCAGATTCAGGAGTGTCTTCAGCTGCTAAAGGAGGAATATATgctgtggttgttgttgttgttgttctgttgtttACGGCTGCAGCAGTTGCTGCTGGGATTTACTATCGCCACAGGAAATCTACACAAGCAG GCATCATTAGGCTGCACAGTTACAATGAG
- the LOC109055868 gene encoding uncharacterized protein LOC109055868 isoform X1 translates to MDKTLISIETAFIFSGKVLIMTASILITLCAFFVAGVSGVYIDGVSVSVNEGESVTLHTDVTTDQQEKISWYFNDIKLAEITGDLSKICTDVLCDGRFRNRLKLDNKDGSLTIKDNRPTDTGVYKLKITKNSRDLEKIFIVFVHSFFSTNTEEESAFVMEGDSVTLYTDVKTNQQEKIRWYFNDTRIAQISGDLSDICTDVQCNNEGTERFRDRLKLDHQTGSLTIMNIRDPASGLYRLRISSSNTKTEKIFIVAVYDVPAAEQDKIKRKSVKEGESVTLDPEVKNLNYLMTWYFNDTPIAEITGDPNKTCTDGQCEDPDGRFRNRLTLDHQTGSLTITNITITDSGDYKLQMNRSRISIIRSFSVTVTAVPDSGVSSAAKGGIYAVVVVVVVLLFTAAAVAAGIYYRHRKSTQAGRNGIIRLHSYNEENGVQHSAPLSEWGLTDDC, encoded by the exons ATGGACAAAACACTTATTTCCATAGAAACTGCGTTTATTTTTAGTGGAAAAGTGTTGATAATGACGGCCTCTATTTTGATCACATTGTGTGCTTTCTTCGTGGCTG GTGTGTCTGGTGTTTATATAGATGgagtgtcagtgtcagtgaatGAGGGAGAgtcagtcactctacacactgatgttacAACAGACCAACAAGAAAAGATTTcctggtattttaatgacattaaacTTGCTGAAATCACGGGAGATCtcagtaagatctgtacagatgttctgtgtgatgggagattcagaaacagactgaaactGGATAATAAAgatggatctctgaccatcaaagACAACAGACCCACAGACACTGGAGTTTATAAACTAAAGATCACGAAAAACAGCAGAGACCTTGAAAAGATcttcattgtttttgttcata GTTTTTTCAGTACTAATACAGAAGAAGAGTCAGCAtttgtgatggagggagattcagtcactctataCACCGatgttaaaacaaaccaacaagagaagattagatggtattttaatgacactcgTATCGCTCAAATCAGTGGAGATCTCAGTgatatctgtacagatgttcagtgtaataatgaaggtactgagagattcagagacagactgaagctggatcatcagactggatctctgaccatcatgaacatcagaGACCCGGCTTCAGGACTTTATCGTCTACGTATCAGCAGCAGCAACACCAAGACTGAAAAGATCTTCATTGTTGCTGTATATG atgttccTGCAGCTGAACAagataaaataaagagaaagtcagtgaaggagggagaatctgtcactttagatcctgAAGTTAAAAACCTGAATTATTTGATGacgtggtattttaatgacactcccatcgctgaaatcactggagatccaAATAAAACCTGCACAGATGGTCAGTGTGAAGATCCTGATGGACGATTCAGAAACAGACTGacgctggatcatcagactggatctctgaccatcacgaacatcacaatcacagactctggagattataaaCTACAGATGAACCGCAGCAGAATCAGTATCATAAGGAGCTTCAGTGTTACTGTCACTG CTGTTCCAGATTCAGGAGTGTCTTCAGCTGCTAAAGGAGGAATATATgctgtggttgttgttgttgttgttctgttgtttACGGCTGCAGCAGTTGCTGCTGGGATTTACTATCGCCACAGGAAATCTACACAAGCAGGTCGAAATG GCATCATTAGGCTGCACAGTTACAATGAG
- the LOC109055868 gene encoding uncharacterized protein LOC109055868 isoform X2: MDKTLISIETAFIFSGKVLIMTASILITLCAFFVAGVSGVYIDGVSVSVNEGESVTLHTDVTTDQQEKISWYFNDIKLAEITGDLSKICTDVLCDGRFRNRLKLDNKDGSLTIKDNRPTDTGVYKLKITKNSRDLEKIFIVFVHSFFSTNTEEESAFVMEGDSVTLYTDVKTNQQEKIRWYFNDTRIAQISGDLSDICTDVQCNNEGTERFRDRLKLDHQTGSLTIMNIRDPASGLYRLRISSSNTKTEKIFIVAVYDVPAAEQDKIKRKSVKEGESVTLDPEVKNLNYLMTWYFNDTPIAEITGDPNKTCTDGQCEDPDGRFRNRLTLDHQTGSLTITNITITDSGDYKLQMNRSRISIIRSFSVTVTDSGVSSAAKGGIYAVVVVVVVLLFTAAAVAAGIYYRHRKSTQAGRNGIIRLHSYNEENGVQHSAPLSEWGLTDDC; encoded by the exons ATGGACAAAACACTTATTTCCATAGAAACTGCGTTTATTTTTAGTGGAAAAGTGTTGATAATGACGGCCTCTATTTTGATCACATTGTGTGCTTTCTTCGTGGCTG GTGTGTCTGGTGTTTATATAGATGgagtgtcagtgtcagtgaatGAGGGAGAgtcagtcactctacacactgatgttacAACAGACCAACAAGAAAAGATTTcctggtattttaatgacattaaacTTGCTGAAATCACGGGAGATCtcagtaagatctgtacagatgttctgtgtgatgggagattcagaaacagactgaaactGGATAATAAAgatggatctctgaccatcaaagACAACAGACCCACAGACACTGGAGTTTATAAACTAAAGATCACGAAAAACAGCAGAGACCTTGAAAAGATcttcattgtttttgttcata GTTTTTTCAGTACTAATACAGAAGAAGAGTCAGCAtttgtgatggagggagattcagtcactctataCACCGatgttaaaacaaaccaacaagagaagattagatggtattttaatgacactcgTATCGCTCAAATCAGTGGAGATCTCAGTgatatctgtacagatgttcagtgtaataatgaaggtactgagagattcagagacagactgaagctggatcatcagactggatctctgaccatcatgaacatcagaGACCCGGCTTCAGGACTTTATCGTCTACGTATCAGCAGCAGCAACACCAAGACTGAAAAGATCTTCATTGTTGCTGTATATG atgttccTGCAGCTGAACAagataaaataaagagaaagtcagtgaaggagggagaatctgtcactttagatcctgAAGTTAAAAACCTGAATTATTTGATGacgtggtattttaatgacactcccatcgctgaaatcactggagatccaAATAAAACCTGCACAGATGGTCAGTGTGAAGATCCTGATGGACGATTCAGAAACAGACTGacgctggatcatcagactggatctctgaccatcacgaacatcacaatcacagactctggagattataaaCTACAGATGAACCGCAGCAGAATCAGTATCATAAGGAGCTTCAGTGTTACTGTCACTG ATTCAGGAGTGTCTTCAGCTGCTAAAGGAGGAATATATgctgtggttgttgttgttgttgttctgttgtttACGGCTGCAGCAGTTGCTGCTGGGATTTACTATCGCCACAGGAAATCTACACAAGCAGGTCGAAATG GCATCATTAGGCTGCACAGTTACAATGAG